CTCACTGATCTGCTCTGAGACCCATCCTTCTCTGGCTGTTacaattcatattttctttcatgtgCTATCAGTAGAAATCATAATCTACCACAAAAGCACTTGATTTTACTGGGTCATGTGTGGTTTTCTCAGGCTGCTGTTATATGTAATCTCACTTTCTTAACCAATCTGCCAGCTCTCATGGttagagaaatattttctcaagcttttctgttttccaaagtacCTAGTCTAGTAGGCTCTGAAGTAAGacatctggatttgaatccttgCTCCTCAAACCAGAGTATGAGCATGGCTAAGTTATGTAATGTCCCAGTGCTTCCGTTTCATTACAGGGTTGTTGTTAGGTGTTAATTCAAGTGAAGCACTTACAACATTGCCTGGCATATGGTAAAATCTGAGCAAGTATTTATCATTATCCCTGGATACAGAAGTAGTTAAATTTATTGTAGTACCTAGCCAATCATAGATGTTTAGTAAGTATTTATTGACTGAATaacattcttctcattttctcattgttaTATGTTTAATAGTTCCTCAGTTATTGAACGTTTTATGATTATAGTATTTTTCATCTGATTTTTAAGGCAAGAATCCCATTACAGAAATACATTGTGCTGAAAAAGCTTAATTGGGTATGAAGTAACTCTTCAGGGCCACAGAGAAAAGCTCTATTTTATGACCACAGTTTATATACTTCAGGCCAACCAGCTGGGTCCTTAGTTGTTTAAAGACTAGGGAACAAAGAGGCTcgaagggaagaaaaggggaggCTCTAAGTACATACTCGAACAATGGGATGAATACTGTCCACAAGCAGAGCATCTTAATTCCCAATCCacaggatatatatacacatagcaaAAGTTGGACTTTGCTCTTTAGATCCAGATATTGTATACTAGTTAAGCTTTCATCCCAAGTAAATCTAGATTAAAAAACCATGCTATCTTGTATTTCCATTCAGGACAGCCAAGAGAAAAATGGATGAACAGAGTTTCTTCGGTGGATTGCTTCATGTGTGCTATGCGCCAGAATTTGAAACAGttgaagaaactagaaaaaaactacaagTGCGGAAGGCATATGTGGTAAAAACTACTGAAAATAAAGGTATGGAAAGCATATTGCTAAATGCCTCCTGTATGTCAGGTACTCTGCCAGGTGTATCATCATGCAATTCCTAGTCTAGTGGGAGGAGAGGCAAGTAAAGCATCACAGTATTCAGTAACTGTAAGGGTTGTCTACAGCACACTACATAATCTGGGTTGAGAAGGGAGAAATGTTGGTTCATAGAAGACTTCCTACAGTATGTGAGAAGTGGCTGAAATTTGAAGGATAAGTAGACATTAACtaaaagggagaggaaaagatgGAAAGGCAAGCCAGGCAGGATGTTTAAGTGTTTAGAGGAATAAATGAGCATCATGCATTTAAGGAAATTTAGTTAATACAGTATAACCAAAGCTCAAAGGTTTCAGTGAGAGATAAGTTTAGAAAAGTGGATAAGAAGTGAATCATGAAGGGCCTTGTGTCCCATGCTAAGGAATTAAGGCTTTGACCAGAATGCAGTGAGAAGCAGTTATGATTTGCAGACTACTTGTCACTGCTAATCATGGAGAAGTTCTACTTTTGACCAGCAATTGACTAAATGCCCCCATATGCCCCTTCTACCAGATAGTGGTAGAGAGAAATAAAGTGGGAAAACTCTTGGAAAACTTACTCAGAAATCTGGCAAGAGAGCTGTTGAGAATCCCCAGTCATCTGTATCCATTGAAGTCTAACTTGTAAGATAAGTAAATAAGTAGCACCAGGAAAACTTAATGTGTTTGTATGACAAAGgacattataaaacattaatgtgGAGAAAGACCTTTGACATTATCTGACCTGTGTCCTAATTTTTCTTGGTGAGGAAACTAAGTCTCAGAAAGTTTGTGACCGGCCTATATTATTAGAGATGAATTAAGGACAAAAATAAGGATTAAAACCCAAGCTTTGGACTCTTTCTCCAGAGCTTACTTTTTAACTGCTTTAATTATCTCAGTGTTGGTGTTACAGCCTAGGGTTATCTTCATTATTTGCTCCCCTTCCTCTTAAGATCTTTTTGCCGTGCTGCTGATCTCAGAATTAAACCTGACTTGCTTGGCCTTGGACACTTCAGTTAAGCTGTCTTTCATCAGCATTTCAGCATCTGTGCGATGCATTTGTATACTTGGTCTTACTTTTCAAAAACTCTTATTATGgaagttattgttattattattattttgaaacagagtctagctctgtcccccaggctggagggcagtggcatgatctctgctcactgcaagctccgcctcctaggttcacgccattctcctacctcagcctcccgagtagctgggactacaggcacctgccaccacgcccggctaatttcttgtatatttagtaaagacggggttttgccgtgttagccaggatggtcttgatcttctgacctcgtgatccacctgcctcagcctcccaaagtgctgggattacaggcgtgaggcactgtgcccggcctggaaatttcaaaacacaaaggCAGAAAGACTAAGTTAACACATCTCCCATGTATTAATATTAACATCAACAATCATCAACACATAGCCAATTTCATCTTTACCACATCTTCCACACTCCATGTTGTAGACTGCTTTTGGGAGAGTAAACCAGGGAAGAGGCCCTTGCCAGCCCTAGAAGTGGGACAAGCATAGTGCTTTCTTTAGTAACTGACAAACACAAGCTAAGGAGCATGATACATCCAGATAGTGGAATACTctgaaattgttaaaaaaaaaaaaacaactttctgtATAATGATGGAAAACCTATATAAGATCTACAGTGAAATGGAAAATGCAGAGGTGCAGAGAAATGGATATTACATTTACCTTTTTTAGTGGGGAGaaaaagaatgggagaaaggTGGCAAAGTAAAACTTactgaacagataaataaaaaacaatagtgATTACTTATGGGGATGAAACCAGACCCATGGAGTGCAAGGAAAGGGTGACACTTGATGCTGTATATCTTTTTATCTGTTTTAGGTTTTAAACCATGTGAATATATTCCCTTCTCAAGAAACAGTTTTTTTGGAGTataatttgttaacatttttaagtgatttttaaaaattatatgattctcaatgatgaaaacaataaattaacCACTTATGTTTCTCTTTCCCTCAACTTTTAAATTGTAATATAAAGACCATAACGTGACAAAGAAGAAATTGGTTACAGAGCATAAAGACAGAGAGGATTTTAGACAAGACTTCCACTCAGAGATGTCTGGCTTTTGTAAAGCTGCTTTGAACACTTCTGCAGGGAACTCAAATCCTTATCTTCCGTATTCCTGTGAATTGCCTTTATGTTATTTCTCCTCAAAATGTATGTGTTCATCCGGGGGACATGTGGACAGAGCATCAAACTCCTCTAAGGATGGTAGAAATCATCATAAAACAATGGGGCATTATAACCACAGTGACTCTTTGCAGAAAACACAGATAAACACTTTTAAGAACTCAGTGGCCTACCCTGGTGCGCAAAAGGCTATTACGTCTTCAGAGGCAGTTGACAGATTTATGCCTAGGACAACACAACTGCAGGAGcgcaaaagaagaagagaagatgaTCGTAAACTTGGAACTTTTCTTGAAACAAACTCAGGTAGTAATGAGGTTATGATTGGACCTCTGTTACCAGACATGTCTAAAGTGGATATGCACGATGACTCATTGAATACAACTGCGAATTTAATTCGGAATAAACTTAAAGAGgtaaggttatttttaaaaactgttctaaGAGACGATTTGGTTATAGGACTAAATGGGGAATTATTTGTGGGAACAatagtattgtaatttttttcactttttagttttttgatgtgtttttctATAGTTCTCTGTTGAAATAACTGAATTTGgctaacattttatttgctttgaacTGTTAATACTTGCTTTAAACaatgaacagacattttataTCACTGTAGATACAAAATATTAAAGCAGTGGTTTCAGCTAATTAAATCAATCTGTGAGAGTGGTGCCCAGGCCTGCCATTTTTGTTAAAAGCTCCCTAAGTAGTTCTAATATGAGCCAAAGTTGAGAAGGAAAATTCCATTTCTCTCAGATTTAGAGTTATTACAGTTTATATCAAAGTAAAATGCTTAATTTGCTTTTGTGATAAAGAGCAATAGAAGGTGAGATTTCTAAAAATTGGGCCTCTAGGTATGCATTTCAAATgtagactttattttattttatttatttatttatttatttatttatttatttattttttggagacagagtctcactctgtcgctcaggatctacggtcactgcaagctctgcctcctgggttcacaccattctcctgcctcagcctcccaagtagctgggactacaggtgcccaccgccatgccagggcaagtgttttgtattttttagtagagacgaggtttcaccatattagccaggatggtctcgatctcctgatctcgtgatccacccgcttcagcctcccaaagtgctgggattacagggattacaggcataagccaccgcgcccggcctcaaatgtAGACTTCTTAAATGATCAGGATCAGATTGTGCTGCCtaggtagtcttttttttttatgtcatttATATAATCATTTTCCATTTCCTAAGCACAAATAAAGTTAACATCTGAGTTAGCTTTCGAAAGACACCTTTTTGTGGGATGGGGTAGGGGCTACTGTTACAAATCATAAACTGAGGGTTATGACATTCTCTTATACTTACTCCAAGATGCAGAAAGTGCTTTTCACATGGTTTTACTCGTATTTTACAATGTGATTAAGGGAGGCTCAGGTAGCTTAATTtcttatatgtacattttttaccTGAAAACATCTGATTAAAGAggcattatttattaataattaaaatccaTGGGCACAGTTTTGAAGCCGCCTTTAGTTTTTCAGTTtaggctggggacagtggctcacaccaataatctcagcactttgggaggctgaggtgggaggctgaggtgagcagactgcttgagcccaggagtctgagagcagcctgaccaatgtgatgaaaccccatctttaccataaatatacaaaaattagccaggcgtggtggtgcactcttgtagctacttgggaggctaaggtggaaggatcacttgaatctgggaggcggaggttgcagtgagccaagatcatgccactgcactccagcctgggtgacagtgtgagaccctgtctcaaaaaaaaaaaaaaaaaaaaaggttttcagtttgtgcttccacccttccttccttccttcagttGCAGCTGAACTGAGGCATAGACATAGATACGCAGCTGTCTCAGCCAGAGctgattacattttaaagaaaaacgtGTGAAGTCCAAATTCTAGGTCCAGAAATagtagaacaacaacaaaaaaatgttaaatacagtTTACTATAGTTTctaataattttccatttcaaatgAAGACTTTCTTTGCTTTGGCTTATTGTACACTCTCTCTGATAGTGTGtttgcctttcctttttctcctaggAAATTGAGGATTATACTGCTTCCTGCTCATTTCTCCAAATGTTTTCATCCCCCCAAATCTATCAAACATTATCAGTGTTTCAAGAATGCAAAACCAGGATATCTATCTGAATCTGTAATATAACAAGTGACTTTAGATCTATAAAGGAATGTTAAAGTGGAGCATATGTTCACTTTTCTTCCtcgaaattttttttctttttaagtagcTTTAGAAATTTTACTCTCATCAGTGTTTGAACAGAAAACTTCACTCTGTGCCTAGGTCATAGGCTGGACCTTGAACTTAAGCCAACTCTGCCTCAAAAGCCACATCAAGGATTGAACTATTGGATGTAGTCTTACCTCTTCTAATAGCTTTACTCCTGTGCTATAGAAACTAAATtttaatggttctttttttttaattaggtaaTTTCATCTGTGCCAAAGCGTCCAGAGGACAAGCCGGAAGATGTACATACAAGTCATCcattaaaacaaagaagaagaatataGAGTGCCAGCAGCAAATTAGTACTTCCTGaaaagaacatttattatttatttttagcctgTCATTTTAATTCTTCTAGAGATTTTACTGCTGGTATTTTTTAATGCACTCCTCTTTGTAATTTCATTCAAGCTATTTATCtaaagtcatttctttctttcttttttttttgggagatggagtcttgctcttttgcccaggctggaatgcaatggcatgatctcagcttgccgcaacctccacctcccgggtccaagcaattctcctgcctcagcctcctgagtagctgggattacaggcgtacaccaccattcctggccaagttttgtgcttttttagtagaaatggggtttcaccatattggtcaggctggtctcgaactcctgacctcgtgatcctcccacctcggcctcccaaagtgctgggattacaggcatgagccaccatgcctggcccatttctttttttttcgaccCATACTTAATGTTGCAGAAACTATTCTTGTCATAACATTACCTCTCATGTACagtaattatatgtaaattaattgAAGCAAATATGGAAACTACAATAACGATAGGCAACCAGCATCTGTTTCTGATTATAATACAAGTATTGAATGAGCCATTGAAACACTAGAAGTCAGGGTGTTTCCGAATGCCAGGATTTCAAAATCAAGACAATTCTGTGAGGTAAAAAGTAGATTAACTATTAGAACAAAGCTGAAATTAGAATCTTATATGCTTTAATTAACTTTTAAGAAGAATTTGCTTGACCTGTGGCAAtccaaaaataaatcagtatttataaattttagactTCTGTTACTGCTTCTGGCATATCCACACTTTTTTCTGTCAGTGGGTCACATAATTGGAAATTTCGGTACATCTAGGctgtctccattttctttttctttttagtagagacagggtctcattgtgttgcccaggcaggtattgaactcctgggctcaagtgatccactcaccttggcctcccaaagtactaggattacaggtgtgacccactacacctggccatTTTCTTTACCGGTAAAAATAACTTGAGAAGGTCCATGCCATGgcatgttgttttcatttctccctaTCTTTAATGGCCTCTTGCCTAGTAGATTGAATTTGAACATACCAGTTAATAAGGTTCCGTTTCAGCTATGATTTacttgtagcaggacaagccgcagacaaaaccccttAGACACCGGGTTATAGAAGGAAGAGGCTTTATTTGGCCGGGAGTGTTGGCAGACTTgcgtctcaagagccgagctgcCTGAAGAAAAAGTTCTGGcacttttaagggcttacaactctaagggggtccacgtgaaaggatCATGATAGATTGAGCAAGTGATCTATAGGTAACACATGTGGTTAGAATTGGGGGATTAATCTTTAACCTCAGGCCTGGTCAGTGGCGTAGGTTGGTTTTGCTACTGACTTCATTCGTgttgtttttcagcttttattcctccttttcttcagAGACAGGAGACTGTAAGAGAAATGGCCTCTCCTCATTCCCCTCTTTGAGAACCTCACTCactagtgggagttctcactctcATCTTCACTACCCAGGTCTTCCTGTGAGACAGATCGATAGTGATCCATGTAATACACTTGTGCTGAAGTTTTCTGATGAATCAAGGTAGTAACAACTTCTTAGTAGTTAGAGAAATATGACTAACAATCAAGGGAGCAATAGGCAGGTTCCTATCACTACTGCTATacctattataagagttttaaatctcCTAGAGCTGGAAACCACTTTCCAAACAGGGATCCAGGATCAAACCCATGCCAAACCTGCACAGGCACATGTGCCAGCTTTGTCGTGTCTCTATATCTTCAACTACTTGTCCTTGATCATCTATTTGCAGATAGCAATTGGTCAATGAATTTTCCACAGACGACTCcttcagctgccagcaaatagtCTAAGGCCAATCTACTCTGATAGATGGCATTTCTCATTTGGGTTTCCTGCCAGGCTAAGAGTCAAAGCTCTGCCAGTTccattagtgattatttctaagacgGCATGTAACCGTAAGGTCCAGTtgagcggccgggcgcggtggctcaagcctgtaatcccagcactttgggaggccgagacgggcggatcacgaggtcaggagattgagaccatcctggctaacacggtgaaaccccgactctactaaaaaaaaaacaaaaaactagccgggcgaggtggcaggcgcctgtagtcccagctactcgtgaggctgaggcaggagaatggcgtaaacccaggaggcagagcttgcaatgagctgagatccagccactgcactccagcctgggtgacagagcaagactccgtctcaagaaaaaaaaaaagatccagttGAGCATGTAGATGGGCGTTTGGTATCCCCACGAGGTGTCTTGCACCCACGTGGCAGGCCTGTAGTACTGTGTGAGCCACtcatctttccaatttcctatagCTGTGCTCCTTTTTTTCAGGAGGCATAGACAGGGAAACCTAGGAGCtcacctgtttttatgggcagtaggagaAAGGATGGCTTAATGGTGCCAATGACACAACTCCCTGTCCATTGGTCAGGTTATTTGGTGTAGgctctatgcccacatatccaATACAGTCCAGTGGGAGCCATCCAGTCCCGATGAAATTCTGGATGGGCCCGAACAGCAACTTAGGAAACTTACTGAATGGGTTATTTTCAGTATGGTTAGCCCCCAACAGGTGACTGTCCCTGTTGTGCTGTTACACAGCTTCTGTCCTAGACAATTGAGCCTTCCTACAGGGATGGTGAAGTCTTTCCCTTCTCTAGCTATGCAGTATTGTCCAATAATCAAGGTTTTCAAGACCCAGAAGTTGCTAGTTTGGGCCTCCTGGACTAGGACTATGTCAGGAACTGGATCAGTAGGCACCAATTCTCAGGCTTCCCAAGGCCATCGGTTTCGCAAGTGGTTCCCCCACATATAGCTATGAAGTAACATTGAGGGAATGAGCTACATTTTCTACTAACTGGAGAAAcaagttatttgactttttttgtgGAGGCTctggtgctggcagattcagctCATCAGAAAAGGTCTGAAACACTGGTTTGGGAGGGCACCTGTGGACTTCCCCttagactaaaatatttactcgGGGATCCAGTCCAGTTCCATTGATTCCTAGAGTTACATACTCTCCTGTTTTCCAAGGGGGATCAAGGGGATTGGTAATTagcagtttatctttttttttttttttttttgagatagagtctcactctgttgcccaggctggagtgcagtggcgcaatcttggctcactgcaagctctgcctcttgggttcacgccattctcctgcctcagcctcccaagtagctgggactacaggctcctgccaacatgcccggctaattttttgtatttttagtagagacagggtttcaccatgttagccaggatggtctcgatctcccaacctcgtgatccgcctgtctcggcctcccaaagtgctgggattacaggcatgagccaccgcgcccggccggtaattAGTAGTTCTAATGGGTTACAGTGACCTCTAGTGCAGGaagttattctttcctttttgaaggCGGACAGGGTCCTCATCTTTTTTACAGGTGGCCTAAATGACACAGGACCAGTAACTACATTCATCACTACACAGTCCTAATTCATGACAAACAAACTTATTTTCTACTATATAGCCCCTTTCCCAATCTAGAGAGCCACatctttttccatttccataCAGGTCACTGTTGATTGCTGTACAGGCGTCAAGTTCTAAGATAATTTGTTTGGGgactcctttttcttctgttctagTTATTACTTTACTTGTATCAGCTTTTCCCCAGCTGCCAGTCTTCAATCTTATTTCAAAAACGGTAGTCATAGGGGGCTCAGATGGGTTATAGCACACATCAGGCTGGTCacttcctgggctacataccttgtatagagtagcattatacaaacaagttccTTTTAGAGTCCCGATACACtcataataactataaaataataggactgcagcaaccttttgtcctacctcagtgacttgatgtatacaccGGGAACAatcctcagtctgaggaaggtcagttgaagtccttactgtacaagtccaaaatttaaggaaaatgagtcccatgATGAATTTCCTCATGCTTCAGCTGTgtgtggaccagtcagcttctggTTTTGACTGGATTAGGGCTTGTTGTcctcttcagagtcactttgcaggggttgtcTGGGCTTAGTCTCGCCTCCCATGTCTCAGGTGCTGCAAGTTTTACACGGCTGTGGTGGATCCAGGCGGGGATTCCCTCTACCTTTATGACTGTGGGAGTGGTCAAGATGATGGTCTGGGGTCCTTTCCAC
Above is a genomic segment from Macaca thibetana thibetana isolate TM-01 chromosome 3, ASM2454274v1, whole genome shotgun sequence containing:
- the RBM48 gene encoding RNA-binding protein 48 → MASSGGELGSLFDHHVQRAVCDTRAKYREGRRPRAVKVYTINLESQYLLIQGVPAVGVMKELVERFALYGAIEQYNALDEYPAEDFTEVYLIKFMNLQSARTAKRKMDEQSFFGGLLHVCYAPEFETVEETRKKLQVRKAYVVKTTENKDHNVTKKKLVTEHKDREDFRQDFHSEMSGFCKAALNTSAGNSNPYLPYSCELPLCYFSSKCMCSSGGHVDRASNSSKDGRNHHKTMGHYNHSDSLQKTQINTFKNSVAYPGAQKAITSSEAVDRFMPRTTQLQERKRRREDDRKLGTFLETNSGSNEVMIGPLLPDMSKVDMHDDSLNTTANLIRNKLKEVISSVPKRPEDKPEDVHTSHPLKQRRRI